DNA sequence from the Candidatus Kryptonium sp. genome:
CCATAACCGCGTCAACAGCATATATCGGTGTTCTGAACTGATCAGCAAACGCTTTAACTTTCCTTTTCGCTCTCAATTCGGTATGAAGCCAATCTGAAAATGAATTTGTGAAGACATTTCCCCAGCCATACATAAGCGCAAGGCGAAGAATTATGTAATCATCATACTGTCTTACTATTTCCTCACCTTCAAGCTTAGTTTGGGCGTAGTAGCTTTTAGGGTTTGGAGGTGTGTCCTCAGTGAAGAAACTTCCATCACCGCTATAAACTAAATCGGTGGAGATGTAGATAAATTTAGCGTTGATCTCGGCTCCAGCATCAAGCAAATTTTTCGTTCCCTCAACATTAACTGAATAAGCAAGGTCGCGATCTTGATCACAAAGTTGAACGCTTGTTATCGCTGCGGTGTGAACGATAACATCAGGCTGTATTTTTTTTACTATTTCAAGAACATTGGCACGATTTCTAATGTCAACTTTAAGAAATTGACATCTTTCAAGAAACAGCTCATGTTGAAAATACAAGGCGGTTATCTCGTGTTTAAATCTCAATGTCTTGCAGAAATTCCAACCGAGAAAACCACTCCCACCCGTGAGTAGAATTTTCAATTTTCAGGATCTCTTATGTTTTAGAATTTCCCGAGAAAATCAAACACTATAAGCCCAAGCCCGGCAAGGAAGAGCAAAGCAAAAAATGTCGCTACAACAAAAGTTTTAACTCTTTCCATTGTTTCCTCTTTGTCAATTTCATAATCTGGCATTGTGAGGACGACTATGTCATCCTCAACTTTAACTTGGCAGGAAAGGCGAAGATTTGGTTTAACTTTGTGGGCAATTAAAAATTTTCCCTTCAATACCCATTCCTCTTTCGGAGTTTTTGAGTTAACATTTTTATCACCTTGGATTATTTCAACTCTACAAGTTCCACAAAGCCCATGTCCTTGACAGTTTAAAACTTGATTGATTCCTTTGTAAACATTGATTCCTGCTTTTAAAGCTACCTTTCTTAAATTTGAACCTTTCGGAACTTCAATGCTTCTACCCTCGCGTTCAAATTTGACGATGGGCAACCTTTCCCTCTCTTTTATTTTTTATTTGTTCTCTTCAAATGGTGGTCTATAATAAATGTAAGCGTGAAGCATTTCAATCCTCTCGGTTTTCTCATCAAGTGAGATGTCCATAAGATCGCGAAGCGAAAGGATTCCAAGCAAGTTGTTATCTTTATCAATCACAGGCAAATGCCTTATCCCAGCTTTTTTCATTTTCGCAAGGCATTCTTCATAAGATTCGTCATCCAATGCGATCATAAGCTCACGAGTCATGACATCATCAATTTTTGTGATATTTGGATCTAATCCGTTTGCTACAACTCTTTTAAGAAGATCGCGTTCGGAGAAAATCCCGATTAGTTTGCCATCTTCCGAAAGCACTGGTACGGCGCCGATGTTTTTATCTGCCATGATCTTTGCAACTTCCAACACCGTGACACCGCTTTTGACAAAATAAAGAGGCTTATTCT
Encoded proteins:
- a CDS encoding SDR family oxidoreductase, which produces MKILLTGGSGFLGWNFCKTLRFKHEITALYFQHELFLERCQFLKVDIRNRANVLEIVKKIQPDVIVHTAAITSVQLCDQDRDLAYSVNVEGTKNLLDAGAEINAKFIYISTDLVYSGDGSFFTEDTPPNPKSYYAQTKLEGEEIVRQYDDYIILRLALMYGWGNVFTNSFSDWLHTELRAKRKVKAFADQFRTPIYAVDAVMAIDELISKDIKNDIFNLGGSERISRYEFAMKFADTFGYSQDLVVPVPMDSVKTYLAGAKDCSLNISKIQSVLSFKLKNVDEGLNAMKRS
- a CDS encoding (2Fe-2S)-binding protein translates to MPIVKFEREGRSIEVPKGSNLRKVALKAGINVYKGINQVLNCQGHGLCGTCRVEIIQGDKNVNSKTPKEEWVLKGKFLIAHKVKPNLRLSCQVKVEDDIVVLTMPDYEIDKEETMERVKTFVVATFFALLFLAGLGLIVFDFLGKF
- a CDS encoding CBS domain-containing protein, with translation MEDKTKIEDTTMKTAGDVVKNKPLYFVKSGVTVLEVAKIMADKNIGAVPVLSEDGKLIGIFSERDLLKRVVANGLDPNITKIDDVMTRELMIALDDESYEECLAKMKKAGIRHLPVIDKDNNLLGILSLRDLMDISLDEKTERIEMLHAYIYYRPPFEENK